The Candidatus Methylomirabilota bacterium genome window below encodes:
- a CDS encoding ABC transporter permease — MFRFVLSRLLQSLVALAILSVVVFVLARATGDPLSLILPMGATEEDYANARRYLGLDRPYVEQYFSFVGKAVTGDFGMSLRARKPVIELIGERLPNSLRLAVFAMGVSLAIAFPLGIMAAVKKGTGLDRAAQVIAVLGQSLPTFWVAIVLVEFVAGRLQWLPAGGIEGFTSYILPGFTLGWFVVAGMMRLLRSAMLEVLDSEYVKLARVKGVVEHRVVWLHALKNALIPVVTFAGIYFAILVTTAIVVETVFAWPGLGRLAYEGISSRDFPVIQAVVLTTAAIVAVVNLGVDCLYAVIDPRIRYAR, encoded by the coding sequence TTGTTCCGCTTCGTCCTGTCCCGGCTGCTCCAGTCGCTGGTGGCCCTGGCCATTCTGTCGGTCGTGGTCTTCGTCCTGGCCAGGGCCACCGGCGACCCGCTCAGCCTCATTCTCCCCATGGGCGCCACCGAGGAGGACTACGCCAACGCCCGCCGCTACCTCGGCCTCGACCGGCCCTACGTCGAGCAGTACTTCTCGTTCGTGGGCAAGGCGGTCACGGGCGACTTCGGCATGTCGCTCCGGGCGCGCAAGCCGGTGATCGAGCTGATAGGCGAGCGGCTGCCCAACTCGCTGCGCCTCGCCGTGTTCGCCATGGGCGTCTCGCTCGCCATCGCCTTCCCCCTCGGCATAATGGCCGCGGTGAAGAAGGGCACCGGCCTCGACCGGGCGGCGCAGGTGATCGCGGTGCTCGGGCAGTCGCTGCCGACGTTCTGGGTGGCCATCGTCCTCGTCGAGTTCGTCGCGGGCCGGCTCCAGTGGCTGCCCGCCGGCGGCATCGAGGGCTTCACCAGCTACATCCTACCCGGCTTCACGCTCGGCTGGTTCGTCGTCGCGGGCATGATGCGCCTGCTCCGTTCGGCGATGCTCGAGGTGCTGGACTCGGAGTACGTCAAGCTCGCGCGCGTCAAGGGCGTGGTCGAGCATCGGGTCGTCTGGCTCCACGCGCTCAAGAACGCGCTCATCCCGGTGGTAACGTTCGCCGGCATCTACTTCGCGATCCTCGTCACCACCGCCATCGTCGTGGAGACGGTGTTCGCGTGGCCCGGCCTGGGCCGGCTCGCCTACGAGGGCATCAGCTCGCGGGACTTCCCGGTGATCCAGGCGGTGGTGCTGACCACCGCGGCCATCGTGGCCGTGGTGAACCTCGGCGTAGACTGCCTGTACGCCGTGATCGACCCTCGCATCCGCTATGCCCGCTGA
- a CDS encoding ABC transporter substrate-binding protein, with translation MNRISRIVAVSLVSMALASLAVAPPGWAQAKTDLTVALSSFSAETLDPALQGHNVKYYLSLMFDYLVGTTLDGQPTQQGGIALKWENSPDYKRWTFHLRKGVKFHNGDDVTSEDVKFSLQRAMGKRSTTGYAGPLRTLIQDIETPAPDRVVIVTKESTLIIPTYLSRSLSTEGMVLPKKYIEQVGDDVFARKPVGSGPYKFVEQVTGSHIKMAAVDSHWRIGTPKYKTVTFKLVPEETTRIALLRRGEVDVSDVSRERVKELEKENFPVHFRKEEAILHMWWVLGPDGRTEPTKDKRVREAMNIAIDRAEIAQSIFAGRAEPASIPMGLSWSFRDIGFKVTPEMAYQYDPARAKKLLAEAGVASGFPLDVYAFQLPGLPEGKAFAEAVSGYWEKIGIKTKLIPVDYPAFRKQWVDRKNPGSVGYYNIANRDWIGAYALLEKQAYTPSKLNDTVNDAEIDSMIAQVMRQTDKDKINALMRNIYTRMRSEHYGVPVVYLHSPYATSKRLGKWNPGSVMYDLFIDELASSK, from the coding sequence ATGAACCGCATCAGCCGGATTGTCGCAGTGTCCCTCGTGTCCATGGCCCTCGCGAGCCTGGCCGTCGCCCCGCCGGGCTGGGCCCAGGCGAAGACCGACCTGACGGTCGCGCTGTCGAGCTTCTCCGCCGAGACACTCGACCCGGCGCTGCAGGGGCACAACGTCAAGTACTACCTCTCGCTCATGTTCGACTATCTCGTCGGCACGACGCTGGACGGCCAGCCGACGCAGCAGGGCGGTATCGCCTTGAAGTGGGAGAACTCGCCCGACTACAAGCGCTGGACGTTCCACCTCCGCAAGGGCGTGAAGTTCCACAACGGCGACGACGTCACCTCGGAGGACGTGAAGTTCAGCCTTCAGCGCGCGATGGGCAAGCGCTCGACGACGGGGTACGCCGGGCCCCTCCGCACCCTCATCCAGGACATCGAGACGCCGGCGCCCGACCGCGTGGTGATCGTCACCAAGGAGTCCACGCTGATCATCCCGACCTACCTGTCGCGCTCGCTGTCCACCGAGGGCATGGTGCTACCCAAGAAGTACATCGAGCAGGTCGGCGACGACGTCTTCGCCCGGAAGCCGGTGGGGAGCGGCCCCTACAAGTTCGTGGAGCAGGTGACGGGGTCGCACATCAAGATGGCCGCCGTGGACAGCCACTGGCGCATCGGGACGCCGAAGTACAAGACCGTCACCTTCAAGCTCGTGCCGGAGGAGACGACGCGGATCGCCCTCCTGCGGCGGGGCGAGGTGGACGTGTCCGACGTCAGCCGCGAGCGCGTCAAGGAGCTCGAGAAGGAGAACTTCCCGGTCCACTTCCGCAAGGAGGAGGCCATCCTCCATATGTGGTGGGTGCTCGGCCCAGACGGCCGGACGGAGCCCACGAAGGACAAGCGGGTCCGGGAGGCGATGAACATCGCCATCGACCGCGCTGAGATCGCCCAGTCCATCTTCGCCGGACGGGCCGAGCCGGCGTCCATCCCGATGGGCCTGTCGTGGTCATTCCGCGACATCGGCTTCAAGGTGACGCCGGAGATGGCGTACCAGTACGATCCGGCTCGCGCGAAGAAGCTCCTGGCCGAGGCCGGAGTAGCCTCCGGTTTTCCACTAGACGTCTACGCCTTCCAGCTCCCGGGCCTGCCCGAGGGCAAGGCCTTCGCCGAGGCCGTGTCCGGGTACTGGGAGAAGATCGGGATCAAGACCAAGCTCATCCCGGTGGACTACCCGGCCTTCCGCAAGCAATGGGTGGACCGCAAGAACCCGGGCTCGGTCGGCTACTACAACATCGCCAACCGTGACTGGATCGGCGCCTACGCGCTCCTGGAGAAACAGGCCTACACGCCGTCAAAGCTCAACGACACGGTCAACGACGCCGAGATCGACAGCATGATCGCGCAGGTCATGCGCCAGACCGACAAGGACAAGATCAATGCCCTGATGCGCAACATCTACACGCGGATGCGGAGCGAGCACTACGGCGTGCCGGTCGTGTACCTCCACTCGCCGTACGCCACCAGCAAGCGGCTCGGCAAATGGAACCCGGGCTCGGTCATGTACGACCTGTTCATCGACGAGCTGGCCTCGAGCAAGTAG
- a CDS encoding 4-coumarate--CoA ligase family protein, translating into MISKSKSPDVRIPDVPITEYVLRHAARLGDKPALIDGPTGRTLTYRQLAESVKRAAAGLGRRGFKKGDVFAIYSPNLPEYAVIFLAVASVGGINTTANPLYTADELAKQLADSRARFLVTVPPFLDKAQEAAKKSGIEEVFVFGTAEGATPFSDLLQAGDEPPAVRIDPREDLVVLPYSSGTTGLPKGVMLTHRNLVANLCQCEGMENFGGFAEADVTIAFLPFFHIYGMVVIMMLGLAGGGTIVVMPRFDLMEFLGLIQKYRVTILPLVPPVVLGMVKHPAVAQSDLSSVRLVFSGAAPLGEEMARELGRKLKCPVVQGYGMTEASPVTHLSPTKNAPMKPGSAGCVVPNTEVKIVDILTGQEVPQGKDGELLIRGPQIMKGYLNQPGETAACLDREGWYHTGDVGYVDDDGFFFIVDRTKELIKYKGLQVAPAELEALLVTHPAVLDAAVVRKADEEAGEVPKAFIVLKADEASRATPADAIMGWVAERVAPHKRIRHLEFIDQIPKSASGKILRRVLMDRDKTR; encoded by the coding sequence ATGATTTCGAAGAGCAAGAGTCCCGACGTGCGCATTCCCGACGTTCCGATCACCGAGTACGTGCTGCGCCACGCGGCCCGGCTCGGCGACAAGCCGGCGCTGATCGACGGGCCGACCGGCCGCACCCTGACGTACCGCCAGCTCGCCGAGAGCGTCAAGCGGGCGGCCGCCGGGCTTGGCCGGCGCGGGTTCAAGAAGGGCGACGTCTTCGCGATCTACAGCCCCAACCTGCCCGAGTACGCGGTGATCTTCCTCGCCGTCGCCTCCGTCGGAGGCATTAACACCACGGCGAATCCCTTGTACACGGCCGATGAGCTGGCGAAGCAGCTGGCGGACTCGCGGGCCCGGTTCCTGGTGACGGTGCCGCCCTTCCTCGACAAGGCGCAGGAGGCCGCGAAGAAGAGCGGGATCGAGGAGGTCTTCGTGTTCGGCACGGCGGAAGGCGCCACGCCCTTCTCCGATCTCCTCCAGGCGGGCGACGAGCCGCCGGCGGTGCGCATCGACCCAAGAGAAGACCTCGTCGTCCTGCCGTATTCGAGCGGGACGACCGGGCTCCCGAAGGGCGTCATGCTGACGCACCGCAACCTGGTGGCGAACCTCTGCCAGTGCGAGGGCATGGAGAACTTCGGAGGGTTTGCCGAAGCCGACGTCACGATCGCGTTCCTGCCTTTCTTCCATATCTACGGCATGGTCGTCATCATGATGCTGGGGCTTGCCGGCGGCGGCACCATCGTGGTTATGCCGCGCTTCGACCTCATGGAGTTCCTTGGCCTCATCCAGAAATATCGGGTGACGATCCTGCCCCTGGTCCCGCCGGTCGTGCTCGGGATGGTCAAGCACCCCGCCGTCGCCCAGTCCGACCTCTCGAGCGTCCGGCTGGTCTTCTCGGGCGCGGCGCCGCTCGGCGAGGAGATGGCGCGCGAGCTCGGCCGCAAGCTCAAGTGCCCCGTGGTCCAGGGCTACGGCATGACGGAGGCGAGCCCCGTGACCCACCTGAGCCCGACGAAGAATGCGCCGATGAAGCCGGGGTCCGCCGGGTGCGTCGTGCCGAACACGGAAGTGAAGATCGTCGACATCTTGACAGGGCAGGAAGTGCCCCAGGGCAAGGACGGCGAGCTACTGATCCGCGGGCCGCAGATCATGAAGGGCTACCTCAACCAGCCCGGGGAGACCGCCGCGTGTCTCGATCGCGAAGGCTGGTACCACACCGGTGACGTCGGCTACGTGGACGACGACGGGTTCTTCTTCATCGTGGACAGGACCAAGGAGCTCATCAAGTACAAGGGCCTCCAGGTCGCCCCCGCCGAGCTCGAGGCGCTGCTGGTAACGCATCCCGCGGTGCTGGACGCGGCCGTCGTGCGGAAGGCCGACGAGGAGGCGGGCGAAGTGCCCAAGGCCTTCATCGTGCTGAAGGCGGACGAGGCCTCGCGCGCGACCCCGGCCGACGCCATCATGGGCTGGGTGGCCGAGCGCGTCGCCCCCCACAAGCGCATCCGCCACCTCGAGTTCATCGACCAGATCCCGAAGTCCGCGTCAGGCAAGATCTTGCGCCGGGTGCTCATGGACAGGGACAAGACGCGGTAG
- a CDS encoding class I SAM-dependent methyltransferase produces MAHDVFDADYFKTKYRDYIAQNPPRRLRFYADMIEKHMAPGVPRRIHDIGCAFGRFLGSLDPRWEIFGTDVSEWAVAEAAKSNPRGVFKVAAATDRGVFGETFGVVTAFDVIEHVPDPDAVARSVKEQLVDGGCFVFVVPVYDGLSGPVIRVLDRDPTHIHKWPRKRWLEWASGHFALTEWKGILRYLLPMKYYLHMTTRTFRHHTPAIIVLCRQR; encoded by the coding sequence ATGGCACACGACGTCTTCGACGCCGACTACTTCAAGACGAAGTATCGCGACTACATCGCCCAGAATCCCCCGCGCCGTCTGCGCTTTTACGCCGACATGATCGAGAAGCACATGGCGCCGGGTGTCCCCCGGCGGATCCACGATATCGGCTGCGCATTCGGCCGCTTCCTCGGCTCGCTCGATCCCCGCTGGGAGATCTTCGGGACCGACGTGAGCGAATGGGCGGTGGCGGAAGCGGCCAAGAGCAACCCCCGGGGAGTCTTCAAGGTTGCCGCCGCGACGGACCGCGGAGTGTTCGGAGAGACGTTCGGCGTGGTGACGGCGTTCGATGTGATCGAGCACGTGCCAGATCCCGACGCGGTGGCGCGATCGGTGAAGGAGCAGTTGGTGGACGGCGGGTGCTTCGTCTTCGTCGTGCCGGTCTACGACGGGCTGAGCGGACCCGTGATCCGCGTGCTGGACCGTGACCCGACCCACATACACAAGTGGCCGAGGAAGCGGTGGCTCGAATGGGCCTCCGGCCACTTCGCGCTCACCGAGTGGAAGGGAATCCTGAGATACCTGCTCCCGATGAAGTACTACCTCCACATGACGACCCGCACCTTCAGGCACCACACGCCGGCCATCATCGTCCTCTGCCGGCAGCGCTAG